A stretch of DNA from Diospyros lotus cultivar Yz01 chromosome 14, ASM1463336v1, whole genome shotgun sequence:
ATTGGAAGCGATcataaaatgagagagagaggagagacgAGGCGGGagcaatgaaaataaatttataatttggacgaggatatttatattattttgtgctCTTCATTCAGCCTTTCACTAAGGCACTCgggtaaaataaattaaccctTTTTTCAAGTACCTTAAGGCACTGATGACAAATGGTATGGTATAAAAGAAATGCAAGTATGAAATCCGTATATATCAAGTACACGAATCTTAAACCAAGCAAACCCGTAACCTGTAATTGCATGAATATGTGAACGGATGGAAAAAAAGACAACTCTATACAAGTAGTTTTCACTTTGAAGAGCGGAAGAGAGTACATAGCAAAGAAATGGCAGGAAAGCAAGAAAGGACAAGTGAAAACCACGTACGACAAAGGAGCATTTCTACACGGAAATTCAGTGATCTATCTCGTTCTTTCTCTGATCAATTTCATACCGGTGTACCTTCCCAGCATCAAAACAGTGGCCTGGGGATTGGTGCCCGGAGATGCAGAGAACGTGGAGCCGTCGACTACTCGGAGAGCATCAACTCCGGTTACCCGGAAATGCCGATCGACCACCTTTCCCACAAGGCAGCCGCCGTGGTAGTGCCAGATGGTGCTCACCGTCCTCCGGCAAAATTCTCTCATCAGCCTATCGTTAGACGGATCAACCGGCAATGCAGCCCCGACGTACCTGAAATCACTCCCCGCCGGCCACTCCTGGAACTTGAATTTCTCCATGGACCGGCTCCTTAGCACGGCGCCAATCTTGCGGGTTCCGTTCACGCATCGTTCCAAATCCACCGGGTTAGTGAAGTAATTAAAGCGGACGACTGGGTTAACCCTAACGTCTGTCGAGCCCAACCGGAGTGTCCCCGCCGAGAGCGGCCCGGAAATCTTCTCCATAATCGAGGCCACGGTGAGATACAGCGGCGAATACGGGAGGCGGATGAAGACGGAGCGAGCCGGGGAAGAGAAAGGAACGACATTGGAAGCGGCTTCGATGTAAAACCCTGAATCGGTTATGCCCACCACCTGTATGAGAGAATGCTCCAATGGAGCTGGAGGCACAATGGAGATCCCATTCCGAGGATTATCGTAAAGGAATTGGCCGACGAATGGCGAATGGTGCACCACCGGAATTCCCCACGACGAGAGGTACGGCCTCGGGCCGACGCCgctgagaagaagaagctgcGGGCTGCCGATCGCGCCGGCACAGAGCACGACCTCGCCCTTCCGGCGAACCATCGCATGGTGAAACCGCCCCAATCCGTCGCGATACACCACGCCAATCGCCGACGGCTTTGCGCCGGGAGAAGCAGAGGCAAACATAATTCTCTCGGCGCTTGCGTAGACAGCCACCCGAATGTTCGACGATTTGGCGTAGCCGAGGAGATCCGCCGCGCTGTGGCGCCGGCCGGAGCTGTCAAACGTTGAACCGCCGGTCTTGGTGCCCATTGAGTGATCCAGAGTGAACCCATTATTGGGGCCAACGCCGGTCTCTAGCAAACCATCTCGGACGGAGGATTGCCAGTTCTTGAGCTCGGGGCGAAACACGATCGCCCGCTCGACCCACTTGTAGGACTGGTTCACCAGCCGGAGATCCCAATTCACGCCGGAGGATCCGAAAAATTCTTGATCGGCGCGGCTGTAGAAGCCGGCGTTGATGGCGGAGCTGCCGCCAAGAACCCGCCCGCGAGCGTTGGGGACGCCTTCTTGGGAGGTGAAAGCCTGCGCCGGAGAATTGTAGGTGTCGACGTCGATGAGAGTGGCGACGAAGCCTTCCTGGGTCATCAAGTTAGGGTAGCCGTACGGGACGCCGCCTCTTTCGAGAACCAGCACGCGGAAATGCTGGGAGAGCGTGGCGGCCAGAGGGCAGCCGGCGGTGCCGCCGCCCACAATTATGTAGTCGTAATGGTCTTCCGGCGGGAATTGCGTCGCGTTCTTCACGAATTGAAGGTAACTTGGACCTGTAAAACGAGATTCAGAGAATTCAGTGAAAGGGAAAACATTATAAGAGAAACAGTGAGTGAACTGGGAAGAAGATGATTACTTTGTTGAGAGACTGATTTTCTGAACGAACTGAGTGTTAAAATTGCCAAGAAAGCTAGAAGAGGAGAAGATGGAAAGGTGGGTTTCGCCATTGGTTTTCTGACGagttcaagaaagaaaatgcgAGGATTTTCTTGGTGTTCTTGGGTAAGAGCATCAACAGAAGCTGTTTCTTGCGAGCTTTCACAACaatggcagagagagagagagaggatttcT
This window harbors:
- the LOC127789797 gene encoding (R)-mandelonitrile lyase-like codes for the protein MAKPTFPSSPLLAFLAILTLSSFRKSVSQQSPSYLQFVKNATQFPPEDHYDYIIVGGGTAGCPLAATLSQHFRVLVLERGGVPYGYPNLMTQEGFVATLIDVDTYNSPAQAFTSQEGVPNARGRVLGGSSAINAGFYSRADQEFFGSSGVNWDLRLVNQSYKWVERAIVFRPELKNWQSSVRDGLLETGVGPNNGFTLDHSMGTKTGGSTFDSSGRRHSAADLLGYAKSSNIRVAVYASAERIMFASASPGAKPSAIGVVYRDGLGRFHHAMVRRKGEVVLCAGAIGSPQLLLLSGVGPRPYLSSWGIPVVHHSPFVGQFLYDNPRNGISIVPPAPLEHSLIQVVGITDSGFYIEAASNVVPFSSPARSVFIRLPYSPLYLTVASIMEKISGPLSAGTLRLGSTDVRVNPVVRFNYFTNPVDLERCVNGTRKIGAVLRSRSMEKFKFQEWPAGSDFRYVGAALPVDPSNDRLMREFCRRTVSTIWHYHGGCLVGKVVDRHFRVTGVDALRVVDGSTFSASPGTNPQATVLMLGRYTGMKLIRERTR